Genomic segment of Arachis hypogaea cultivar Tifrunner chromosome 16, arahy.Tifrunner.gnm2.J5K5, whole genome shotgun sequence:
TGTGTTTGCAGCTACCTCAACTCCTAATTACATCCTAAAGAAGCTAGCTAGATAATTCTCACTTATTGTGAAACCTTCCCTATTTCTCTTCAACAACCAAGCAACACAGCACCCAATAAACAGCCAAAACAACAAGCTCAATCAAAAAGAAACTACCAGCGAATCAAAGAATATCAGCACAAACACCATACCTGCAACACAAACCTAGTGCCCCATGTAAGGAGCAACACCACCATACTGCCCAACGCCAGGTTGCGCTCTTCCAGAGCTGCCACCCTGCCCGACCTGCTGGTTCGGATAAGCCGCCTGCAGCCCTACCTGACTCCCGTACGCGCTCATAACACCAGGGCTTATATTCTGCTGAGTACTGTAACCACCCTGCATCGTGTGTGCTGCTGCTGCTGCCGCTGGAACGCCTGAATTAACAGCCCCTGCAGTTGATCCCAAACCTCCCAACAAATTGGTGAGCCCCAACGAAGCACCCTGCTGAGTAAGCAGGGCCGTCAATGCCTGCCCAAGTGCCGGATTCAGCGGCGGCACAGCTGCTTGGTTCACCCCTAAAGGGGTGGCTGCGGCAGCCGCGGGCGCCATCAAATGCCCCTGCACATTGTTACCAATGCCACCACCAACACCAGCACCAAACCCTGCGTTGTCGTTTCTCTGAAACTGCGTCCTTGGAACGTTGTGCTGCAGCTGCATCCTCCCTTGCTTGGGTCCATCAATGGCCTTCTGGCAATGCAACACGTGTCCCTCAAATTCCTTGTGAGGCTCCTCCAACGCCCTCTTCGCACTCTCAACGCTCTTGTAAACGAACAAACAGAACCCCTTTGGCTTCCCAGTGACCTTGTCGAGCCCCAATGGCCCTTCCTCGATCTCACCGAACCTCGAGAAGAACGCCATCAGCTTCTGCGGGTCCAATTCGGACCCAACGTTGCTCACATAGATCTTTCTCTGCGTGTATTCGGAGACTGCCGACCCTGACGAGGCGGCCGCGGCAGCAGGCTGCTGTGCCGGCTGCTGGACGGGGCCTATGGATGCCAGCTGGCACGCTGTCATGCGGTTACCGATCTTCTTCTGCGGCTGCTTGAGGGCATTGCGGGCGCCGCGGCGGGTCTTGAAGAGGATAAATCCGTAGCCCTTGGACTTGCCGGAGATCTTATCGGTGACGGCCTTGCAGTCCTCGATCTCGCCGTACTGGCGGAACGCACTGATGAGGGTCTCGGCGGTGGTGTCCCAACCAAGGCCGTGGACGAAGATCTTCCGGTGGACAGCGTCCTCGTCGGCCACCCGACGGATTCGATCGGCCACGTCACGGTGCTTGGCGGCCGCTTCGCAGAGAAGACTCAAGATCTGGTCCTTACCAAAAGGTTCTAGAAGCTTCGGTATGGGCTCGTCGTCTTCGTCCTCTTGTTGTTGCTTTTGTTCGTTACctccttcttgttcttcttcttcctcctcctcctcttcctcttcttcctctacctcctcctcttcttcgacctcttcttctacctcttcctcaaCCTCTTCGTATTCCTGTTGAGGTTCAGGTTGGTGCTGCTTGGGCGGGGGCTCAACGGTTTGAGATGATTTGGGTGCAACCTTCCGCTTCTTGCCCATGatggtggtgctggtggtggaTCGACTTTGAAAGAGAGGTGAAGACAGAAGACTGAAGAGTGCGAAGAAAGGTGCAAATTGGGGACTAGGGTTTTAAGATTTGGAATCACACCAAACTTGTGTTGTcagatatttttattcttttatccatagttgtcagaaccgaaccggtcaagTTATTGGGTCACTGGATTATTGGTTCAATCAGTGGGTCATTGGTTAAACCGATAGAACCGGTcgtacgtaaataaaaaatataaaatagaaaaaaattgaataaagtgacaattaggtctatccttaaaattttttacttcaaATTCATTAGcccttgaaaaaaataaaatattaatttagtccTTCAAGATAGTAAACGATGAACACATTACGTCCCTCCATTAATTTTTCATGTGAAATTTAGTGGTGATGCTTAGATGTCCCTACTAATTAGTCTTAAGTAGAAATCTTCGAAGATCTACTAACTTAatactctaaaaaatttaaaataaatatctttactaacattttatattgtaaatgtaaatattaaaatatttgatacttattttaataattctataaattctaaagaattaaaaaaatgagtataaaacaaaaattaaattaaataaatataaaataatttagctgtgtatgtatataatatatagaataattagCACATAAATTTTCAAATGAACACACTAGCTTGGTAGCATTCCTTACAATTATGCCTTTTTGGTCGAACCGGACCGtccggttcttacaactatgccTTTATCCCATCATTTCTTTCATATTCctccttattttatttatgtaaattacaccaaaaaaaaattaatttgtttgaaTGGATGGATTATTTTGAGAGATTTCCATTTTTCCCATTGCAAACGGCAAGTGCGAAAGTACCCCTATGAAACAaggatttaataaattttaaataatttattttttattttttattttaaaaaataagtttggCAATTTAATTTAGACATCACAACAAAGACATCATAGAATTTACCAATTAAATAATTCAATTGCTCTAAACTAAAGTTTGTTATAGGTTTGtcttttcaaattatttaattgaaaagaagAATGTATTCATTAGTTAGTGAGGACTTATGAAATACGGTCACTATTTTTATTTGTCGTGTCTTATAAATTTTAGACATAATATTTATTGAGATGTATGTCTTTTGTGTTTAGttgtgttttaataaaaaataaattttttttttcaaacatgcttgaacacacttaaataccatcacgtCAGCATATCTaaccttattcttaacatatattcttgaaataaatttagaaatagtatatattattaattattaaaacaaaaaatattttaaatactttatataattaaaaaatattaaacataattgaaaaattaatttatattttaatattaataaaattttaaaatattattataatttatttaaaaatactttatattttatatatatttcgtGTCATGTTAtcttataagaattttaaattcaTGTATCCTTGTGTCCCATGAATGTGTCAATCTCCGAGTATCATAGGTGAAGACAAGTGTCtagagtaaaattttaaaaattactgagTAGCTTTTAATTTGAAAGGTTAATTGCTCTTGTTACATCATTAATTTTGACCGCACTCTTCATATCCTTAACCCTTCttcatcttttcaatttttttctctaCTCTCCAGACTCGAGTTACTGTTGCCGCCCACCTATCTCGCGTCATTGAATCCAAGCAATGCAGCCTTTCTCCTTGCGTCGCTGCTCGGCTGCTCCATTATCCGCGTCTGACCATTTGTTATGCATTCCTCTTTGCCGATTTCTGTCTCCATTTCATCATTGTCTCTCACCAGTTTGCCACTCCATCATCGTTTCTGTGTTTCTGACTCTCTCACCACTTGACCACTTTGTCATCGTCTCTCGCCACTCTGTCATTGTCTCTTGAGTCTCGAGTCTCGCCTCTCCAATTTTCAACCGTTTCGTGCACCGACCACACCTCAACTTCTCAAGTCTTTTCGTCCCTACTATATGTTGGGCGTTGTACCGCTGTTGGCTGTTGCTTTCTAAGAAACTGGAGTCATGGACTTTGGTAGTTGGTACATTCACTAATCCACTTGCTTTATTGCTTGGATTTGGTATTTTGTTTAGTAAAATttgattttatcttatttaataataaGAATTTGATTTCGACAAAGATTGTGTGAATTGTGATATTATTTTTTGTTGCTGATGTTTGAATAATTGAATGATTTATATTTGTGTATATTGATGCATAATTGAATTAGGATATTGCTCTTTGTTActgttgaaaaaaaatttaaataatttttactaTGGGTCTTCTTATTGAAGATGCTATAAGatgagtaataataataatgtgggTAAGTCATTCTTGAGATTCACTTGCAATTAATTGGTGGCTTGCGCCTTGGTGTCTCACGGTCACTGCAGTTATATTATGCAGCATCTAGAttcttaaattttgtttttactatctatatttttaatttgatactATATTATTGTGTATTTTTTTCTACTTGTTTGGTTTATGTTTTGCACGCCGAATGCCACCTCTTTTGTGGGATGAGTTTGTTGAGATCTTTTTGAAAAGATTCCTTCCTACtagtataaagaaaaaaaatgctgtTGATTTTGAGAAGTTAAGGCAAATTCTTTGTATGTCTATGATGCAGTATGGTAATCGTTTCACTGAGCATTTTAGATATGCTGAGCACTTAGTGACTCTGGATATCATGAGAGTCAAGAGATTTGTTCGAGGACTAGTGATATGGAATTTTTCGCAAAACTACCGGCAAGTACACTGGATCGCATCAAATAATACTACGATGAGTGGGTTATCATACCCACAAAGATTAAGGAGTTAGGAAAGCAATGATTGATTGagtattctagttagacaattcACAATTTGATGGAGAAAATTGACAATAGAAACATGTAATTTAAATGACTTAAGAAAGAAgtaaataaaagttataaaatgaCAAGAATGTAATGATAGAAATATAAATAACTTGGAATTTAAATTACTGGAATATAAAGTTGTAAGAATGtaaattgctagaaagtaaaGTGTAAGAATAGTAAAGTGCAAGGAAGTAAATTAAGCAGAAGAGATGAACATTAATTGAAAGAAATTAATAAAGCAAGAGGATAAGAGAAGAATGGGAGGATCATTGGGGTAcagagatattgaattctctgGATCAAATAGTTTTCATCTTAACTTCAATCAtgcaatcattgatctcttggcaaatcataagtgattgaatttgaatttcttggTAGTTCAATCTCTCTTgacttgatcaattgccaatttCTTAATCcaattactcatgagaagagatgaaacaTGTTCTCTAATTTAGAGCCACACAATCTAGATGTTGGTTGATTAAATGTCACGTTATCAAATCCAACTCTAGAATCACAAGAATCGggagaaagagttttcaagcttgATTTCGTGAATTCATTTTTTCAAGTGATCATAAAACCCTGGTTagattcaaattcttttccaagaGACTTAAATCCTTGAAATGAAGTACGAAGACTCTTTCTAAAGAAGCAAATGAAAGAAGACTCTTCTCTAAACTTCTAATCACTAATTATGGGTCTATCTTTAGTAAGCTCAAGTCTTTTGAGCTTTTCAAATATgcacaataaattatttatgaatatGACCCATATAGgggtttaataataattattatttttttatattttaccacacatatttttaaaattcaataaaaccctaatttcttttCCTGTAAACTCACTACACTCCCCTCTCTATCCACAGGACCACCACCACCTACTCCACTCTTCTCTGATCTTCGCCGTCGCTGTCACCGTCCAGCCCAGCACTCGCTACCAATCTCCGCCCATCTCCCGACATCGTTCTTAGCCTCTCTCTCCTCGTCGTTCATTCGTAgtatccctcttctctcttcgAGTCGTTCGTTATTAGCCTTAGTACACCATCGTTCTCTCTACCGTCGTCGTGGCACCCGCGGGCGTCGTCGTTCTCACTCCTCAGCGGCGTCATCCTTAGCAGGCATCGAGCTGTGGCGTGGATCTCAGCGAGTTGAGCGTCGACGTCAGCGCCGTGGTGCTCAGTCTTCCCCCTTTATCCTCCACTTCCAAAGTTCCAATGGAGTCTCAGCCTCAAGTATAAATTTTCTTcattgatttcttttttttttttccttttatgttCTTCTTGTATGAATCTGCTTCATTGATTTCATTTTTTTGTTCCTTTTATGTTATTTGGAACCTTCCCAGTGGCACCAAAATGGTGTTGCCACTTAATGATTGGAAACAACCAGTTGGTGAGGCAGCTGGCCTCTTAGGACAAGCTCTTGGACAATTGGGTGCCAATTTCGCTCCTGATCTCCATTTCAAACCTTGTGAATTTGAAGCATTGATTAGAGTGGTTCCAGATGCTGCAAGGGAATCTCATGATCAGTTATACATTGCCATGGATATTTTTCTAAAGGTACTTTAGTTTTTGCTTGAATTGTGTTCATTAAGATGTTGTTCCTGGTTGAATTCACTTTGATGCTTAATTAAAGACTTTTGCTGATACAATCCATAAGTTCATGTAGGAATAAGTGATCATGAAAACATGAGAATATGTTCCACattgaagcatgaaaagttgTCAGCTGAAGCTGTGAGACATCTTAGTAGGAAAACTTAACTTATTGCTTGAGATTAGTTTACTTGTCAAGCAGATCAAGTTCTGTCAGTTAAGCATTGGAGAAATTTCATAATTGCAGTGTTGATAATATGATCTGGAAGATGAAAATCTAACAATGCGGTTAGAAACATCATCAATTCAGACCAATTATTAATAGCAGTTACtagtttttttttactattaacgtCTAGAATTTGATGTACCCATCATATCTTTTCTAATATATATGAATTTCATTTGTATTTTGATGCTGTTTATTATTACTTCTCAAAAAATGAAATGTACACACTCCATTGATTGTCTATTCAAGAAGTTTATGCATTGTTCACAataatcataaatgacttgcttACAAGCCCATATGGTATTAGCATATTGCCGGAATTTTTGTTTAGTTAATTTTATAGAAAGATGAAACTACAGAAAATTGAAAACTCTCAATTGGACATGCAtgcatttttaataatataattacgaAAATTGAAATTATGCACATTGTAATGTGCATAAGAATTAAGACTAAGATGAGGTACTCATACATCTTGTGATATAATAAGTTCTTAGTCTCTGAAATTTAGGAAGTGTACAACacatactttatatttatctatttggTCATGACTACTGCATGTGTGGaagcttctcttttttttcccaTGGTCATGGTCAAAATAAGCAAAGCACTGGAAAACAGGGAACTAATGAAGGAATAATACTTTAATGGAGTGAATGGAAGCCAGAGGGAATTATAACGAAGAAcatcattttcaaaatttttaactgTTATTTTCAATATCTTATGACAGATTTGGTTGTAGACAATAATGAAGAATCAAATTTTGTGTAAAAGAGTGTTGTTTCTTTTTAGTGATTACTGAGGTAGAAGATGTCCTAAGGAAACTGGGAATTGATAATCCATTGAAGTGTTAAACCAATAAGGGGCTAAATAGGCATCTTGATTTTGAAAACCAACAATTTCAATATCTTGGTTATCTTTGCATCGGTGATATAACTAATATTATTTGCGAAGTGTAGAACTACTATGACCATGAATAAAAAGGCTTTTCTTTTTTAATGAAGTGCATAGGAATAAAATAATACACTTGGGTGGAGTGATACTGATAAGTTGAAAACATATAATAGTGGCTCTTTTCAAAAATGCTTCCCCAAGACAAGCATTCTTGTTTAAAAATTAGTTTCAATAGATTAAGTATACATCAGAAATTTATCTATGGTAAATCTAATCATTCTGCAGAATATATTCTCAATATTCGATCCAAAAAACCACATATATAAtgaaaagagtactaaaaatgaAAGATCAATGATTTGATTGTTGTCCTACAAATTAAATATATACACACAATTATTTTGATATTAGAAACACAACACATAAcagcaataaataaataaattaactacATGTCTTGCCTATTGGCGACTGCACCTATACAACAATAAAACCAAAACCTTCCACTAAGTAGATACGGCCATCACATGACACCATATTATCCTATTGTGAATCATGTCTATAGAATATTCATGACCTCTACATATACCTCAATTAACTTTGTATAAATTATCTCTTAATTAATTGGATCAGTTAAAACTTTAAATAATACTAAGTTAAGAGCATCATCTAAATGCATAGAAAGTTTTCTCATTGGGTGTGAATCCTGATAATGAAGCACATACTCTAAAGCTACCAAAACACTAATGAGAACATTCAGCAATAAATTCTGAAGAAAACTTTGTTCTTTCGCATTATGGTAAAACATCCTATCCTTAGTTGCCAGAGGGGGAACTTTTATTTCATAATCACTTGAAAGAACAAGCGCTCTAGTCTCTTACTGGTGTTTGAAACTTTGAAGAACTGACATCTTCTGTTGTTTCCTATAACAAGTGCCTCACATTAGTTCTTCATTTGGTCATAAGGTACTGGAGCTGAAGAAATGGAGAGACTTGCCACTTGCCGTACAGTTTCCAAAACCTGCCCATACGATAATTCTCTTAGCATATCTTTAACAGTAGAAAAAACAATCAAATAGCCAATCATCTAGCCCTAAATATAAAAGTGTATAAACTTTTACCAATTCTAAAAGTTTATTAACACTTAGGATGTCAGGGTTCTGCATAGATAATGATGACATGCGATCCGACTGACTTCCACCTCGTTCAAGGCTAATCTCTTCATCAGCCAGAGTTACTGGAGCCACAATCTAGAAAACAAAATCATTATAAAACTAATAACAGAAAATATTAAACAACCACATAAATGTAGATACTATTTGAACAATTTTACCTCATTAAAATCTGGAAATTCGATCTGAGCTAGTGGAGAGTAGACGTGCAGGGAGAATCATGGCGCAGAGGAGGATCTCGGAAGAACTGAAGAGGCACTGCGTCTGAAATGAATTCAAAGGAATTCGATGGAATCAGAAGAAAAAAGCAGAGAATCAGGAGAATTTAGATGAAAACGAGAAATTGGGTTTAAACAGGAAGGCACCTGGTGCAGAAGAGCGTAGAGCAAGAAACACCAGGGTCACGAAGGTCTTCCGGCAGCAAGCAGCAGAATTGCAGAAACGAGAGTTTGGGTCTCAAATTTTATATGggacaattttaaaatatcaaaaaactTGTTATCTTTTAGTGTAATTCTTAAtaagttatttataaattaaattctaaccATCAGATTGCTTATCAATCTAATCTAATGGTTCAGATTTCATGGTGCATCAAATAAGCTCAAAACGCTTTGGCTGATTTTAGACAGACCCACTAATTATTCTAACATTTATACTTATAAATCTTAACAAAATCTCTAATCACTGctctaattaaaatttataatcacTACTCTAAATTTCGTttgtaatttcaaaattttaacaaACTACTAAATCACTCCTC
This window contains:
- the LOC112754689 gene encoding UBP1-associated protein 2A; translated protein: MGKKRKVAPKSSQTVEPPPKQHQPEPQQEYEEVEEEVEEEVEEEEEVEEEEEEEEEEEEEQEGGNEQKQQQEDEDDEPIPKLLEPFGKDQILSLLCEAAAKHRDVADRIRRVADEDAVHRKIFVHGLGWDTTAETLISAFRQYGEIEDCKAVTDKISGKSKGYGFILFKTRRGARNALKQPQKKIGNRMTACQLASIGPVQQPAQQPAAAAASSGSAVSEYTQRKIYVSNVGSELDPQKLMAFFSRFGEIEEGPLGLDKVTGKPKGFCLFVYKSVESAKRALEEPHKEFEGHVLHCQKAIDGPKQGRMQLQHNVPRTQFQRNDNAGFGAGVGGGIGNNVQGHLMAPAAAAATPLGVNQAAVPPLNPALGQALTALLTQQGASLGLTNLLGGLGSTAGAVNSGVPAAAAAAHTMQGGYSTQQNISPGVMSAYGSQVGLQAAYPNQQVGQGGSSGRAQPGVGQYGGVAPYMGH